In one Brienomyrus brachyistius isolate T26 chromosome 5, BBRACH_0.4, whole genome shotgun sequence genomic region, the following are encoded:
- the LOC125742068 gene encoding glycogen [starch] synthase, muscle-like, translated as MPLSRSISVTSLSGLDDWTEELDLEDAVLFEIAWEVANKVGGIYTVIQTKARLTAEEWGENYFLVGPYMESNVRTQVELIEPPSHVVKRTIDNMNSAGCKVHFGRWLIEGSPYVVLIDVGFTAWSLDRWKSELWDSCGIGMPWFDREANDAVLFGFLTAWFLGEFAAQCDKPPHILAHFHEWLAGLGLVLCRQRQLPVATIFTTHATLLGRYLCAANVDFYNNLSNFNVDKEAGDRQIYHRYCLERAAAHCAHIFTTVSQITAIEAEHLLKRKPDVVTPNGLNVKKFSATHEFQNLHAHSKARIQEFVRGHFYGQLDFNLDKSVFLFIAGRYEFCNKGADIFLEALARLNYLLRVKNSDVTVIAFFIMPARTNNFNVESLKGQAVRKQLWDTAQTVKEKFGKKLYESLLVGQLPDVSKMLDKEDFTMMKRAIFSTQRQCQPPICTHNMLDDGSDPILNSLRRIGLFNSSADRVKVIFHPEFLSSTSPLLPMDYEEFVRGCHLGVFPSYYEPWGYTPAECTVMGIPSISTNLSGFGCFMEEHIADPSAYGVYILDRRYRSVDESCNQLTSFLLQFCQQSRRQRIIQRNRTERLSDLLDWRYLGRYYISARYTALTKAFPDTYCYEPQDPGSKKGFSYPRPASIPPSPALSRHSSPHHSDDDDRERYDEDLEAEKDRLNFRQPSSLHPCNKNASESIPTSDGSSGASSITSTPSTITSPPSSLSSETN; from the exons ATGCCTTTATCTCGCAGCATCTCTGTCACGTCCCTCTCTGGCCTGGATGACTGGACTGAGGAGCTTGACCTGGAGGATGCCGTCCTGTTTGAAATTGCTTGGGAGGTGGCAAATAAAG TTGGGGGAATTTATACTGTGATCCAGACCAAGGCCCGCCTTACCGCAGAGGAGTGGGGTGAGAATTACTTCCTTGTTGGGCCCTACATGGAGAGCAATGTCCGAACTCAGGTGGAGCTCATTGAACCTCCCAGCCATGTCGTGAAGAGGACTATAGACAATATGAACTCTGCTGGGTGTAAG GTGCACTTTGGCCGCTGGCTAATTGAAGGGAGCCCCTACGTTGTGCTCATTGATGTGGGCTTCACGGCCTGGTCCTTGGACCGCTGGAAGAGCGAGCTGTGGGACAGCTGTGGAATCGGCATGCCCTGGTTTGACCGCGAGGCCAATGACGCAGTACTCTTCGGCTTCCTGACCGCGTGGTTCCTTGGGGAG TTTGCAGCCCAGTGCGACAAACCCCCCCACATCCTGGCTCACTTCCATGAGTGGCTAGCGGGCCTCGGCCTGGTCTTATGTCGACAAAGGCAGCTGCCGGTGGCCACCATCTTCACCACCCATGCCACTCTGCTTGGCCGCTACCTGTGTGCAGCCAATGTAGATTTCTACAACAACCTCAGTAAC TTCAATGTGGATAAGGAGGCAGGCGATAGGCAGATATATCACAGGTACTGCCTGGAGAGGGCAGCGGCGCACTGCGCTCACATCTTCACCACGGTGTCTCAGATCACTGCCATCGAGGCGGAGCACCTGCTCAAACGGAAGCCag ATGTTGTTACCCCCAATGGGCTGAACGTGAAGAAGTTCTCCGCCACACATGAGTTTCAGAATCTGCACGCCCACAGCAAGGCCCGCATTCAGGAGTTCGTCCGCGGGCACTTCTATGG GCAGCTGGATTTTAACCTTGACAAGTCTGTGTTCCTCTTCATCGCTGGGAGGTATGAGTTCTGTAATAAAGGAGCCGATATCTTCCTGGAGGCACTTGCTCGGCTGAACTATCTCCTTCGG GTGAAAAACAGTGACGTGACAGTGATCGCCTTCTTCATCATGCCCGCCAGGACCAACAATTTCAACGTGGAGTCTCTGAAGGGGCAGGCTGTCCGGAAACAGCTGTG GGATACTGCTCAAACCGTGAAAGAGAAGTTTGGAAAGAAGTTGTATGAATCACTCCTAGT AGGTCAGTTACCGGATGTGTCGAAGATGTTGGACAAGGAGGATTTCACGATGATGAAGAGGGCCATCTTCAGCACCCAGAGGCAATGCCAGCCACCCATCTGCACCCACAACATGCTGGACGATGGCAGCGATCCCATCCTCAACTCCCTTCGCAGGATCGGCCTTTTCAACAGCTCTGCGGACAGAGTGAAG GTAATTTTCCATCCAGAGTTCCTGTCTTCCACTTCCCCTCTCCTGCCCATGGATTATGAGGAGTTTGTACGAGGCTGCCATCTTGGAGTCTTCCCTTCTTACTATGAACCCTGGGGATACACCCCTG CGGAGTGCACTGTAATGGGGATTCCCTCCATCTCCACCAATCTCTCCGGCTTCGGCTGTTTCATGGAGGAGCACATTGCCGACCCCTCTGCCTATG GTGTTTACATCCTCGACCGGCGGTACCGCAGCGTGGATGAGTCCTGTAATCAGCTGACCTCCTTCCTGTTGCAGTTCTGTCAGCAGAGCCGTCGCCAGCGGATCATCCAGAGAAACCGCACCGAGAGGCTCAGTGACCTTCTGGACTGGCGCTATCTTGGTCGG TACTACATCTCGGCTCGTTATACGGCCCTAACAAAGGCTTTCCCGGACACTTACTGCTATGAGCCTCAGGACCCCGGTTCT AAAAAGGGCTTCAGCTACCCTCGACCAGCCTCAATACCCCCCTCTCCAGCCCTGTCTCGGCACTCCTCGCCGCACCACAGCGACGACGACGATCGTGAGCGATACGATGAAGATCTGGAGGCCGAGAAGGACCGGCTCAACTTTCGCCAGCCCTCTTCACTCCACCCCTGCAACAAGAATGCGTCAGAAAGCATCCCCACCTCTGACGGCAGCAGTGGTGCTAGCTCCATCACGTCTACGCCCAGCACTATCACCTCTCCCCCTAGCTCTCTTTCAAGTGAGACAAACTGA